One segment of Heteronotia binoei isolate CCM8104 ecotype False Entrance Well chromosome 18, APGP_CSIRO_Hbin_v1, whole genome shotgun sequence DNA contains the following:
- the LOC132586695 gene encoding anti-apoptotic protein NR13-like, translating into MLSDLTAETRRLVDGYLRHNLSGSVLSHSYTAKTLRRVADELESREKTFFHSICSTAILPEPGRADVHLRRVAAQMASDGGLNWGRVVALFVFTGTLATALAGRGAHEEIGGLTEALVIYLSVEKREWLEAHGGWEGFYRYFNKHGSDSISRCDTKSNTIIATAGFVLAGLAFLMAVR; encoded by the coding sequence ATGCTGAGCGATCTGACAGCCGAGACAAGGCGACTGGTGGATGGCTACTTGCGACACAACCTGAGTGGTTCGGTGCTGTCTCACAGCTACACGGCCAAGACCCTGCGGAGAGTGGCTGACGAGCTGGAGAGCCGTGAGAAGACATTCTTTCACTCCATTTGCTCCACAGCAATCTTGCCGGAGCCTGGTAGGGCAGACGTCCATTTGAGACGTGTGGCGGCGCAGATGGCATCTGATGGCGGGCTTAACTGGGGTCGAGTAGTGGCGCTGTTTGTGTTCACCGGCACCTTGGCAACAGCGCTGGCTGGGCGGGGGGCTCACGAGGAGATCGGCGGCCTGACAGAGGCAttggtcatctatctgtctgtggagAAGCGTGAGTGGCTGGAGGCGCATGGTGGCTGGGAAGGGTTCTACCGCTACTTCAACAAACACGGTTCTGATTCAATCAGCCGGTGCGATACCAAAAGCAACACTATCATAGCGACCGCCGGATTTGTCCTAGCAGGATTAGCTTTCCTCATGGCTGTGCGATAA